The sequence below is a genomic window from Nitrospiria bacterium.
ATGGGGAACCATTTCCGAAACGATGACTTGAGAAATGGCCAATCCCTCCACTGTTTTGCCCAGCATTTCTTTGGCCTCCTTCTTTGCAGTGGCCAAATTAACATCCACTTTTACCAAACCCAGTTTGAAACGGGACCCGATCGCCTCATGGGCTTTGACCACCAGCTTCCCTTTTTTTAACCAGTCGTTGGCTTCAGCCAACTGCTCCAACTGGTCCACCGAAGTAATCACTGCATAGTTCGGGACGGACATTCCCCACTTTCTTAAAAGGCCCATTCCGGGGCCTTCTAACACCTTAGCCATAAAAACCTCCCCTTTGTTAATTCAACCTAAAAATTTGATTCAAATAAAAGGATTTTACATCTCTCCCAGAAAATAAAAACCTTAAATTAACAATTAAATCAATGAGTTATCATAACATCTCTTTTGGGGACAAAACAGCCGAAAAGAACAACTAAGGTAGCAAGGGGACCCGACTTTTGTCAAGAAATTTCTGGTTGGTTTTCTTAAAGAAACCGGGTAGAAAGGGCTCTTCTCTGATTCATCAGGCTACACATTAAAGGTTAATAAAAAATGTTGGAGGTTTGAGGCGTTAGGCCTGAAAAAACAAAAAAAACGTGAGGGGTGAAGGGTCAGGAGTTAGGGGGAGAGAAAACTTCTACCCCCCTTAATCCCTCCTAACAAAGGAGGAAAATCAAAGCAACACTCGGAATCAGTAAAAAGATAGATTACTTTTTCGGTTGCTCGACTTTAATAATGGAAATCAGTGTTTTCCAGATTTTGAGAACTTTGGTATTGGTATGATCCCGCTGCTCTACCCCCTGGGGAGGCCCCATAATGTTGATCACCACTCCATCCGAGGTGGTAATGGCATAGGTATGAGTGGACTCGGCTAAATACCCTTTCTTCCCTGTTGATGTTTCATAGTAACCCACAATTTTTTCAGCCGTGTCATCAGAAAAATATTGGTTCTGAAACCAATGAGCCCCGCTGTTTTTATCTTTTAAATCATCTTTTCGGTTGAGTGTCCACCCCGGATAGATGGGCGCACCTAAAATCGTTTCTTGACCGGAACCACCCTCGGAAAATCCTAAATTGGGTTGAAAAACAAGTAAACACACTCCCCCTAATAAAATTCCAAGCACTGATAATACTTTTTTGGCCATTATTTTTCCTCTCTATGTGGGTTGGCAAAATAAAAGGCTGTTTTTAAGAGACCTGGGCTCCATTTAAAAGTACCAGAATCTACCAAACGCGCAACTGGGGGGGGATTTAGGTTTTTTAGGGGTTTAGGGGGAGAAAAAAAGCCTGTGCAGAAGGCCTGTTTCAATGGCACCGGCACCTTTCAGGGAGATCAAAAAGGAAAATTGGTCTTTCTCAGGAAGGTCCTGAAAGGCAAAGGCCACAGCCCAGCATTGGCTCTCGTATTGAACCCCGTAAACCATTTCGGTTTTGGCGTGGCGGTTTAAATCATAATAAGCCCGATTGGCAAATGTAAATCCAAGGGGAAGTTTTAATGTGGTGGAAAGTGTAAAAAAATGAACTTCGGGGACTGAGATCCGCTGATTGATTGCAGAAGGATTAAACAGATCCCCCCGCTGGGGAAGTACGGTGGTTTGGGTAAACCGATGACCGAAGGAGGCATTCCACCAACTCATGAGTGTAAAATTTAAATCGGAATTCACAGAACTCCACCGTCCTTTTTCCAAATCCAAAAAGCTATCCACTTCCAAACCCACGGGCCAGGGGGTTGCAACCCACATTTCCCCCCGAAGGTCCGAAAAAGGGCGCTGAACGGGGGCCCCGTTTAAAACCGGGACCGGGGGAATTTTGATGTTGTAACTCTGCGTGAATTTCAAAGAAAGAAATTCTAAACGCTTTACCTTTGGGGTTTGATCATCCGTTTGGTAAAAAGCTAAAAACCGCTGAAGAATCGAATAGGTCACCCGGTGTTGGGGATCCACTACATCGAGCTCATCAAAAAAGGGGGGAGGCGATTTCTCATCCTCTTCCACATATTCGTAAAGGACGGAGGGTTCTATTTGATGACGAATGCTATTTAAAGTAGACCCCTCCTTCATCATAAAGGTCCGGGCCAATTTGGTATCGGCACGGAGGCTGGTCCAATAGATTTCGCGATGTGTATTTTCCCTTGAGGCTTGTTCCCTGGAATATAGGGTCTCCCGAAACCCTATGGCAGGGACCATCACCAAACCCCGCAAGGGTTCAAAATGCAGGAAAATTTTTGGGGCTAAATCCAGCCTACGGGCTTTGATCCCTTCTTCCCGCCAAAATTGATCCCCACTGGTCTCAACACTTGCAAATAGGGGGAGAGATCCTAGCCGAAAGGGAATCAATGAGTAGCCTACTTTTGGAAGGGTTTGAAGTGTCTGGTCACTGCCGGAGGTTAAATCCTGGGTATAACGGCCCAATAAAAAGGCAAAATGGTTTTCTTTTCCATAAATCAAGGAAACGTTGGATTCAAGACTTCGTTGGGACCGCTCCTCAGTAAACTCACTTAAATCCCGGAAATAAGAATCATCGTTTACATATTTTCCATCAACCCTCCCCTTAAAATGCGGGGTAAACTCCTGTAGGTGATGGTAGCTCATATCCAGGCGATCCTCGTTGATGTCCGTGTCATGAAACAAAAAGGTATTGAGGCTCCCCTGAGAGGTCCGACTCAGTTTATACCGGTACTCCAATCCACCCCCAACGCCACGATCGCTCCTGGTATCCAAAGTCAGTGTCGCATCCATGTGGGGGTTGAGGGCCCAAAATAAGGCCTGGCTATATTTAAATCCCTCCGTGGAGCTGTAACCAAAATGAGGAATTAAAAGTCCCGTCTGCCGCTCTCTTTTCGCGGGGTACACAAACCAGGGCACATAGAAAACGGGAACTTTTTTGACATAAAAAGTAACATCTTTGGCCACCAGATACCCCTCTAACTGGACCCTCATATTTTGCACACGAAATCGCCAATCAGGGGTTCCCTCCTCTTCTTCGCATTCACAGGTGGTAAACCAGCCTCTCTCCAAGGCATATCGATCCTCTGAAAGCTTTTCCAGTATTTCCCCTTGAATGCGGTAACCGCCCGGTTGAAGAACCAATCGGCTGTTGTAAAAACGGCCCTGCCGCGTTTTAATATTTAGCTCTCCTTCCTCCCCTTCAAGGGAATTCTCCCCATCAAGGAAGAAAAAATCTCCGGAGATGTGTGCATCCCCTGTTTTGTTCTCCAAAATAATCCGGTTGGCATTGAGTTGCAGATCTCCCTGGAGAATCTTCACCGAACCTTCTGCCTCATACCGGTCTTTTTCTTTTTGATATTCCAAACGGTCTGCTTGAATTTCAACGGGAATTTCTAATTTCGGCACTAGTTCAATTTCGGAAATTTCTTGTGCCTGGGCAGGATAATAAAACAATAAAAGAAACAGGCCAATCAAACTGGAGAAAAATTGGGATGGAGTTGCAGGTGGGTTCCCGCTCCTCATCTCACCCTTTAAGCAGGGAGGGGACCTTTCCCTCCAGGTGGGCTTTTACTTCTCCAACCGTGTAAAGAGAACCTGTGACACAAATTAGATCTTGAGGGAACGCATGGGACCGGGCCAAACCCATTGCGTCTGAAACCCTTTGAATACAATGGTAAGGAACATGGTAGGACTCAACGGCAACTTCCAGTTGAGAAACAGAAGCGGCCCTTTCATAATCAGGGCGGGTCAATATCACTTCGTCTGCTAAAGGAATGATTTCATTAAAAAACCCGGGAAAATCTTTATCCTTAAGCATTCCGATGACCAGAATCACCCGTTGTCGCCCTATGCGTATTTCCCTAAGAGCACGGGAAAGCACGAAAGCAGCGGCGGGATTATGTGCACCATCTAGAATGATGAGAGGGTCCTCTTCTACTATTTGAAGCCTTCCCTCCCATTTAACCTGCTTCAACCCCAAAAGGACTTTTTCGGTTTCTAGATGATAACCTTTTTGCGAAAGGATTTCTAAAACCGCTAGAGCAGTTGCGGCGTTCTGGACTTGATGGGCCCCTTTGAGAGAACAAGACAAATCATCCAAAGAAAATACAGGGCCACGATAGGAAAAACACCCCGGATCTTCCCCCCTTACCTGAACAGTTTCATTCACACAGGTCAAGGGCGCTTTTTCTTCCAACGCTCGGGAACGGATCACCCCCAGGGGCCCTTCTTTGGTCTCGGAGGTCACCACGGGCACCATGGGTTTGATAATTCCCGCTTTTTCAAAGGCAATCTGCTCCAGCTGATATCCCAGGTGTTGACAGTGGTCCCGGTCTATTTGTGTAATGACCGACACTTCTGGAATCAGTAAATTGGTGGCATCAAAACGGCCTCCCATCCCCACCTCCACCACAGCCATCTCTACCCCTTCCCGCGCAAAGTGAAGAAAAGCCATTGCGGTCGTAAATTCAAAAAAAGTGGGAAGAACAGGGTTTTGTTGATTTGAAATGTGAGGAGGATGTTGGGAAAGGACATTTTGAATTTCATGGGTAAGCAGAACCAAATCCTCATCCTGAATGAGATTATGATTCACTCGAATCCGCTCGTTAAAATCAACCAGGTGGGGGGAGGTATACAATCCCACCCGAATCCCTTGCGCCTGGAGAATAGAAGACAAAATAGCCGCAGTAGACCCCTTTCCGTTGGTTCCTGCAATATGGATAGAGGGAAAACAACGATGAGGATTGCCGAGAAATTCCATCAAGCGGGTCATATTTTCCAAACCCACTTTCATCCCCCGCCATTGAAGACTAAAAAGAAAATCGATGGTGTCTTTAATTCCCATAATCAAAAAAACTCGATAAGCTTCGCCAAAACATCTTTGAGGCGTTTTCGCTCGACGATCATATCCAGCATTCCGTGCTCCAGAAGAAACTCCGCCCTTTGGAACCCCGCCGGAAGCTGTTGTTTAATCGTCTGTTCAATCACGCGGGGCCCGGCGAAACCGATGAGCGCTTTCGGTTCGGCAATAATCACATCACCCAACATGGCCACACTGGCGGTAACGCCCCCAAAAGTGGGATCAGTTAAAACAGGAATAAAGAGGACCCGATTTTCATGTAAACGGGCAATGGCCGCACTGGTTTTGGCCATCTGCATTAGGGACAGGGTTCCTTCCTGCATACGGGCCCCCCCTGACGCGGTAACCAAAATAAAGGGACGCCGGGTCAGAACAGCCCGTTCCGCGGCTCGGACAATTTTCTCCCCCACAACGGACCCCATGCTCCCGCCCATAAATGCAAAATTAAACAATCCAAAAATAACAGAGTGCCCTTTAATTCCCCCCTCTCCCACCACAATGGCTTCTTGGGTCCCGCTTTTTTCCCGGTGAACCTTCAACCGGTCCTTATATTTTTGGGTATCCCGAAAATCCAATACATCCACGGGATAAATTTCCTGATCCCATTCCTTGAAGCTCCCCTCATCCAGCATGAGGGCGATCCGCTCCCCAACGGAAATGGGGAAATGGTAATCGCATTTTGGACAGACCTTTTCATTCTTTTCCACTTCTTTTCGATAAACGATTTCACGGCAGTTGTTGCACTTCACCCAAAGGCCCTCCGGAATTTTTCCTTTTTTCCGTTCAGGGCTGGGCTCATCAGAGGAACCTTTTCGAAACCATGCCATGACTATTGCTCTCCCTTTAATAGGGGAATGATTAAAACGAAAATCATGAGATGACGGATATGGTTTTTTAAAATGGTAACAAGAATACCATAATTTAACATTTTAATAAATTTCATTCAAGACCGGAAGGCTTTATTTTTAAAGAATTTTTCTCTTATGGAGATTATTGAATCCTCAACACATAGGAACCAAAGCGGCCTGCGGAAGCAGGAACGGAGGGAGAACGGGTAATGCGGACATAATGGACCCCCGTTTGGGTCGCCATGAAAATTCGGCTGGAAGATAGGGTTGTTTGATCGTTTGGAGGACAGCTTAATCCGCAATCAAACGTGTAGGTCTGGCCGTTCAAATTATCACTGAAAGCAATAAAAGAAGGGACGGAATCACAGCAATAGATTTCCATAAAGGTATCCGCGCCATTGGTGAGGTTTTCGGTTTGAACCGTATAAAACTGATTACCCACTGCATCAAATCCCACCACATCAACATCATTTCCAAAAGTGGATAAATAAAAGGTGTGGAATTCTGTTGATCCTGTGATTTTCCGATTAGGATTAAAATTGTCGTCATTGAGTTCAAATATATCTTCAAAAAAATCAATTTTTCGATCCCCAAAAATCGATGTCATTCCTACTAATTCATTATGGCCGCGATCAAACCAACCCTCCCAAAAGGTTCCCAGCTTGGCCGGGGACTTGTTAGGAAGGGATTGCGTAAACACATCCCAGATAGGAGAACCCCCCAAGGTCAAGGTATCAAAAGCTTCTGGCTGAGATCCCGTGATGGAAACATCCATTGGGTCATCAAAAATATCCCATAGAACCGCTGCAACCGCAATTTCATTGGAAGAAAAAAGGGCAAGAGAAGAAAGGGATGGACCCTCAATTTCAAAAAATGTAGAACCTCCGTTATCTCCTCCTTTCGTATCAATTTGACTGGATTTTTTTTGAACAGCGCTGGAGAGAAAATGGGCAAATCCCTCCGACCAAGCCAAACGGGTATCCTGGGTTGAATCGCGGAGGGTGTGGGGACCTCCGGGGGAATCATCCCTGGATAATTTCTCGGATAGAAAATGAGCATACTCATGGATAATGATATCATCGTCATATTCATCGGTATCAGTTGCTTCTCCAAGAAGGAAGATGGAATCAAGAGCGGAATTGAAACAGGTACCATCCGTGGTACCTGTTTCCCAATAGGCTTTTAAGAGGGGTGGAGCGGTTCCATCAAGGTTTCGAACCCATTCAGAAGCCTCAGTGAGAACATCCAGAATATTAAAAGGACCGCCCCCACCGCTTGCCACCGTGGCATGAATATTGACAGATGAAGGGACTGAATTTTCGTCAAAGGAGGTTGAAGTCACTGCATAGAGGGCATTTTGTGTCCGATTATCTCTCACTTCCAAATTAACGTTCTGGCCGCTGTCCGTCTTGGATAGAACACGAACATAGACCCCCGTGGCTCCATCGTTTGAAAAGGAAATGGAATAAACCCCACCGCCATCACTGGCCCCGGTGGCTAATACCGCCCCATCGTTTACCCGTATAACCTGCACCTGGCCAAACCGAATCGGATTCGAGGTCCGATTACCGGTAAACCCAGCGGAATTATATTCCCGGTCTTCGTAGGTTACATTTCCGGTAACCATTGCTGAAACCCCTTGGGCATTGGCAACCTGAACCCCTTTTTGGGATTTCAAGAAATCCCGTCCACGTTCAACCCAACGCTTAAGCAAACCCACAGTGTTCCCAAAGGCCTTGGGACCTTCCTGGGCAATTAAAATGGCTTGGGAAGACGCGGAGGCCGAGCAACCTAAAACAGAATTGCCAGAGACCGTACTGGAAGAACCCCCATCGCCACACCCTTGGACGAGGATTAAAAAACATAATGAAATTCCGAAAACTTTATTGAAAATCATAATTATGTTAAGAGGTCATGTTGAATAGGTGAATTTAAGTATATGGAAGGAAATTAATCTTAAATTAGAGGGACCCACTATTGACCGGTGGAATTTCGTGTCGCCAAAACCGCCCATGGTAATCCCCCGCTTCAATATAGGAAAGCAAGTCGGGTTGGTCATCACCAATCGGTTCATTAAATTCAATTCCCATGGCATAGGATTGGCTAATGGGCTTGACCCAACGAACCCTACCCTCCAACCATTCCGTTTTTTTGAACCATCCATCGGAGGCAAAATAAATCCGCATATTAATATCCGCTTCAATCTGAAAAGGCTTTTTACTCATAAATCCCAATCCCCCTCTTCCGATGACCCATCCATAAGTCATCACACTTTTATTATCCGATGAACGGGAGATAACGAGACGAAACGGAATTTGGGTTCGGTGAAAGCGCCGGCTTTCCATCCATTTGGTTTCTGTTTCCGTAAGGGACCCTCCCCAATCTTTTGACCCATATCACACGCGGTTATTTCAAAACATAACGCAACAATGGGGATTAGTCAATGAGAAGCCCCCGCCATAACTGGACCCAAAGAGGGGGGGGAAATTCCAAGAAAATTGCAATGCAATAAAGATCCCCGCACCGCAAAACTTCGGGGTATCCAGAGCAAAAACTGAATTTTCAAATCCCCCTTATTCCGCCTTTTCTTAAGGGAGAGAGAAAGGGAGTACCCCTTATTCCAAAGGGAAAAACATTCAAAATCTCCCCATCCCTTGGAATTGAGGCCTCTCCAAACTTTCCCCTCTTTGGAAAAGGCCCGCACCGAACTCCCCCTCTTTTTTAAAGAGGGGCCAGGGGAGATTTTATAATCTCAAATCCCCCTTATTCCCCCTTTTCTAAAGGGGGAGAGAATTGGAGAATCCCCTTTTTCTAAGGGGAGAGAAAGGGAGTACCCCTTATTCCAAAGGGGATACTAAGGGGTCACCCCCTTGAAAACTAGGAAGAATAACAAATATAAACGTTCCAGCTTCAAGGGTGTATTTGGCCAATGAATCGCCAAATTTGAAAACGACCTCGGAGGATCAAACAAGCGTTCGATAAATTTCCTTCAACAGGTCCATGTGAGCCAACTCGTCCTGCGCCAGGTGTTTCAGAAGTTTTTTCAATTCCTCATCTTCTGTTTCTTCATATTCTCTCTGGTAACGAAGATACGCTTGGCGTTCATCTTCATAATCCTGCGCCAACATCTCGTGAACGGATCTCCCTTCCTGATGGGCCGGTTTTTCTGAATTCACATGAACTTCCATATGCAACCCCAATACCTTTTCCAAAACCTGCACATGTTTCCGCTCAATTTCACAGAGTTTCTCCAGCTTGGCCTTGACCACTGGATGGGGGACTTTTTCAGCCTGGAATCGATACTTTTCCAGAGAGTTATATTCATCCTGCAAATCCGCCATTAACTTGGTTAATGTGCGCTCGTTGGGTTTCATGTTCTCAGCCCCAAACCGTTCATCATTGCCTCAAAAAAATATTCTAATTTCCCGATATGTCTACCCCCCCTGGGAGGGCCCCTCGTCGCTCATCTTCCCTCCGATCCTCCTGTCTTCGCTCTTCGAGGCGCTTTTCAACCTCAATTTTTCGAGGAGAACGGTGGACTCTACGATCTTGTCCACTTCGCCGGGTTCTCAATCTTCTCAGTAAATTTTTTCTTCGGGATAAACCCCTGCGATCTCCCCTTCGCCGATCCTGGTTCATATCTCTCCTCTTGTTTCCAAAACGATCTGGTTCTTTCCTTTTTCAAAACACCTCTTCTCAAAGAATTGCTAAAACCCAAAAAACCATTGAAAATAAAATAGAATGGGATAGTAAAGAATTCCAAAAAAGGAGTCAAGCGTAGGGAGTCCCTTTTCCCATTCTCTTTACCTAACACCCCATTCGTGAGGTAAAGGCAAACCAGGGTTTCCACTGAAATCCATTTTATCATAGAGGTGTTCTTTTCAATCATTGTTTAATGATATGAAACTCAGAGAAATTTCATTGACAAACTGACCTATTCACACCATATAATCCATGGGTTCGGAAGAAATCACTTCATTTTCCAAAAGGAGAGGATCAATGAGTCAACAAAATCCAGGAAATCCACCCGATTCGCCAAACGCTCAGGACCCGGTTCAAAAGGCACTTGATCAATTTATTCCCAATTTTCCCATCGGGCCCATTGGGGCAGAAAAAATTCCAATCGAAAAAGCGTTGGGAAGGGTAACCGCAAGGGACATCAAAACCCTGGTCGACTCCCCTCCCTATTCCCGCTCTATCATTGAAGGGTTTGTCGTAAATACTCTGGACATTCAGTCGGCCTCCCCGGAAAACCCTCTTTTCCTTTCTCTCCTTGGAGAAATAACATTGGGAATGTCCAAAATTACCCCCATTACCGCAGGTGGTGCTTACCAGGTCTCCACGGGAAGTTTAATCCCCTCGGGGGATGTCAGCGTCATCCGTTTATTCGAGGTTGAACGATCTGGAAAGCAGATATTAATTAAAAAAGCCCTTCAAAGCGGCGAAAATATTGAAACCAAAGGGTGCGACCTCAAAAAAGGATCCATATTGATTCCAAAAGGAAAAAAAATGACACCCGATGATATTGGAATCCTCGCCAGCCAAGGGATACTTAAGGTTCAAGTAGCCAAAGCCCCTAAAGTCGCTATCTTTTCATCCGGCAATGAAGTCATTCCTCCCACAAAGCCCCTCAAACCCGGCCTCATTTGGGACTGTAATTCCTATTCTCTCGCAGTCAGTGTTCTGAAAGAAGGTGGTATTCCAATTTTTAAAGGGATTATGAAGGATGATTTTAACGGTTTTTTAAAACGCTTAAACAACACCCTCGCCCAGGCCCATATGGTTCTTATTTCGGGAGGAACGGCCGTTGGGGGACGGGATTTTATCAAAGACCTCATCAACGCCGCCGGAAAGCCGGGAACATTGGTAGATGGGGTTCCCATGCGTTCGGGTAAACCCCTTATTATGGGTGTTATTGGAAAAAAACCCATTGTCTGTGTGGCAGGTCATCCGCCAGAAGCCTTACGGGGATTTTCATTATTTGGTGCCCCCGCTTTAGAACGCCTTTTAGGAAAAACCGCGCCCTAGAAAGACCGAGTGAACGGGTTATTTAAAGGGTGAACCCTTAACAATTTTTCCCATAATGACCCGTCGCTTTGCTCCCGTGACGCTCGGGAGATTATTAGGTATGCCTTCATGGGTGAGAAAAGCCAAAAAGGCAAACGCCATGGCTTCAACCGCACGGCTGTGGAACCCATAATCTTCATAGGTCTGAACGGGAAGAGGGGAAAAAATCTTTCTCAGATATAACATGAAAGTTCGGTTCATGACACCGCCCCCTCCCACGATAACCTCTTGAAGACCTCGGCCCTTTTGGGGCAACCATTGTAAACAGGAAGCGATTCCATATACGGAAAAAACCGTTAAGGTGGCTAATATATCCGAGTGGGATAGATGAAGGGTCTTTGCTTTTTGAATGAGCTTTTCAAGATATGGGAGACCAAAGGTTTCACGGCCACAACTCTTTGGAGGACGTTGCCGGAGAAAAGGGTGGCGGGTTAGCCATCCCAATAATTTTGAATTGACCTGACCTTTACGAGCCAGAGTCCCATTTTTGTCCATCCTTTTTTTTCCATGAGAGCAAAAACCGATATATCCATCCAACAACATATTGCCGGGCCCCACATCAAACGCAAGAACATCCTCCTCTTTGGTCCCAGATGGAAGAAAGGTCACATTACTGATACCCCCCACATTGACCACCAGCCGTGTCTTTTTGGAATGGCCTAATAAAGTCTGATGAAAAAGCGGGGCCAAAGGGGCTCCTTCACCCCCCGCTGCCATATCCCGAGGCCTAAAATCCGCCACAGTGGTAATACCGGTCCTCTCCGCAATTACCGAAGGTTCTCCAATTTGAAGGGTGGAGGCAATGGTCCTTTTCCCTTCTGGGATCCCTTTGGAAAGGTGGTGAACGGTTTGCCCGTGGGACCCGATCAGACGAACCTTATTCGGCTCATAACCATTTTTTCTAAGAAGACGAAGGACAGCATCAGAAAATAACTCTCCCAGATAAAAATTAAGATGGCAAATCTCATCGACGGTTCCGCTCAAAGCCGCATGGAGTATCCTTTTTTGAACCCCCACGGGATAAGAAAAAGTTTCAAATCCCAATAAACGGATTTTGGGGTGATGCCCTTTCCCACGAACGTCTACCAAAGCGGAATCGATTCCATCCGCGGAAGTTCCCGACATTAATCCAACAATCTTCATAGAAAACCAATTAGAAAGTTTTTAGGTTTCAATATCCAGGAAACTGGTTTTTCCCACTCCATAAAAATTAAACTTAAAAAACCGTTTCAAACCTCCCCAATGTCCTCTAGCAAACGGAAGCCTACCTCATCAAACAAACCTGGGTCAAGAAATTTGTCGGTTTGACAACATTTTGAAATAAATGTTATTTTCCAGCTTCCATGGCATTTAAAAAATTAAAAAGATGGGGAAAAATCCCTGAAAAAATGAACCGGAGAAAACCACGCTTGTGGGCCTTCAAGCTTGGATTTTTACTGCTCATCACCCTCATGGGTCACTCAACCAGTTGGGGGAATGAACGGGTCCGTGTGGTAACCACCATCCCCATCCTCAAAAACATCGTCCAGGAAATCGGGGGCGAAAACGTTTCGGTCAAAAGTCTTTTAAGAGGGGTAGAAAGCCCCCATACCTATGGTCCAAAACCGAGCGATCTCACCGCCCTTCAGAAAACTCAACTTTTTATTCAAATCGGGGCAGGACTCGAAGGATGGGTAGAGGGATTCATCAAAAACGCACAACACGAAAATTTGCTGACCGTCACCACTTCACAAGGAGTTGCCTTGCTGGAGGATAGTGAACCCCAGCGAGAAAAATCTGACCACACCCACTTTAGAAACCCCCATATTTGGCTGGACCCCCGGAATGTCAAGTTGATGGCAGAACATATTAGCAAAGCGCTGATCCAAGTTGCCCCGGGGAAAAAAAACACATTCATTCAAAACCAACACCTCTTTTTTAAAAAATTAGATGTACTAGAAATGGAGATTCATCACTTGTTCGAGGGTATTCCTAATCGAAAAATCATCAGCTACCACCCTGCTTGGCCCTACTTTGCACACCGGTTTGGAATTACGATATCCGGAGAAATCCAAGGGCAAATTGGAACGGAACCCTCTGCAAAACAGTTGGCCAGTTTGGTCAAAACCATCAAAGAACAGAACATCCGAGTTATCGTCTCGGAACCTCAACTCAACCCTAAAATTCCCCGAACCCTCGCACAGGAAACGGGGGCTCAATTGGTCACCCTAACCGTTCTGCCCGGAGCCATTCCTGGAACAGATGATTACTTTTCAATGATGCGGTATAATGCCGCTACCCTTGCAGAAGCTTTGCGGGAAAAATCATTTTGAGACAGGGTCTCCTCACCCGGGAAAAACTCCTTGGCCTTCAAAAATAAAAACATAATCCACTTTTCCCAGGTCACGGTTGGCTATCAACAATCTTTGGCCTTGGAAGACATTAATCTTGAAATTCCAACCGGAGAATTTTTAGGGATTATTGGTCCCAACGGATCAGGAAAAACCACTTTATTAAAAACCATCCTGGGGCTCATCACCCCGATACAGGGAACCGTTCACATTTTCGACTGCTCATGCGAAAAACTTCGTTGCCACCACAGGGCGAGGATCGGGTACCTTCCCCAAAAAGGATTTGTCAATCCGGACTTTCCCATCACCGTTCGAGAAACGGTCCTGATGGGGCGGTATAGTTCAGTGGGCCTTCTGAAGCATATCCAAAAGAAGGACCATGAAATCGTTCAGGAAGCATTAGAGGCAGTGGGTTTAGTGGATCAATTGAATACCCCTTTGGGCTACCTCTCGGGAGGACAACAACAACGGGTGTTTATTGCTCGAACCCTGGCCCAAAAACCTGAAGTCCTCCTCCTGGATGAGCCTACCACGGGGATTGATGCCCACACCCAGCACAGTTTGATGAGTCTGATCAATAAACTGCATAAGAATTTTGGCCTCACTATCCTCATGGTGACCCATGATATTAACCTCATCAGCC
It includes:
- the lptD gene encoding LPS assembly protein LptD, coding for MRSGNPPATPSQFFSSLIGLFLLLFYYPAQAQEISEIELVPKLEIPVEIQADRLEYQKEKDRYEAEGSVKILQGDLQLNANRIILENKTGDAHISGDFFFLDGENSLEGEEGELNIKTRQGRFYNSRLVLQPGGYRIQGEILEKLSEDRYALERGWFTTCECEEEEGTPDWRFRVQNMRVQLEGYLVAKDVTFYVKKVPVFYVPWFVYPAKRERQTGLLIPHFGYSSTEGFKYSQALFWALNPHMDATLTLDTRSDRGVGGGLEYRYKLSRTSQGSLNTFLFHDTDINEDRLDMSYHHLQEFTPHFKGRVDGKYVNDDSYFRDLSEFTEERSQRSLESNVSLIYGKENHFAFLLGRYTQDLTSGSDQTLQTLPKVGYSLIPFRLGSLPLFASVETSGDQFWREEGIKARRLDLAPKIFLHFEPLRGLVMVPAIGFRETLYSREQASRENTHREIYWTSLRADTKLARTFMMKEGSTLNSIRHQIEPSVLYEYVEEDEKSPPPFFDELDVVDPQHRVTYSILQRFLAFYQTDDQTPKVKRLEFLSLKFTQSYNIKIPPVPVLNGAPVQRPFSDLRGEMWVATPWPVGLEVDSFLDLEKGRWSSVNSDLNFTLMSWWNASFGHRFTQTTVLPQRGDLFNPSAINQRISVPEVHFFTLSTTLKLPLGFTFANRAYYDLNRHAKTEMVYGVQYESQCWAVAFAFQDLPEKDQFSFLISLKGAGAIETGLLHRLFFSP
- a CDS encoding folylpolyglutamate synthase/dihydrofolate synthase family protein codes for the protein MGIKDTIDFLFSLQWRGMKVGLENMTRLMEFLGNPHRCFPSIHIAGTNGKGSTAAILSSILQAQGIRVGLYTSPHLVDFNERIRVNHNLIQDEDLVLLTHEIQNVLSQHPPHISNQQNPVLPTFFEFTTAMAFLHFAREGVEMAVVEVGMGGRFDATNLLIPEVSVITQIDRDHCQHLGYQLEQIAFEKAGIIKPMVPVVTSETKEGPLGVIRSRALEEKAPLTCVNETVQVRGEDPGCFSYRGPVFSLDDLSCSLKGAHQVQNAATALAVLEILSQKGYHLETEKVLLGLKQVKWEGRLQIVEEDPLIILDGAHNPAAAFVLSRALREIRIGRQRVILVIGMLKDKDFPGFFNEIIPLADEVILTRPDYERAASVSQLEVAVESYHVPYHCIQRVSDAMGLARSHAFPQDLICVTGSLYTVGEVKAHLEGKVPSLLKG
- the accD gene encoding acetyl-CoA carboxylase, carboxyltransferase subunit beta; this translates as MAWFRKGSSDEPSPERKKGKIPEGLWVKCNNCREIVYRKEVEKNEKVCPKCDYHFPISVGERIALMLDEGSFKEWDQEIYPVDVLDFRDTQKYKDRLKVHREKSGTQEAIVVGEGGIKGHSVIFGLFNFAFMGGSMGSVVGEKIVRAAERAVLTRRPFILVTASGGARMQEGTLSLMQMAKTSAAIARLHENRVLFIPVLTDPTFGGVTASVAMLGDVIIAEPKALIGFAGPRVIEQTIKQQLPAGFQRAEFLLEHGMLDMIVERKRLKDVLAKLIEFF
- a CDS encoding PilZ domain-containing protein; this translates as MESRRFHRTQIPFRLVISRSSDNKSVMTYGWVIGRGGLGFMSKKPFQIEADINMRIYFASDGWFKKTEWLEGRVRWVKPISQSYAMGIEFNEPIGDDQPDLLSYIEAGDYHGRFWRHEIPPVNSGSL
- a CDS encoding ferritin-like domain-containing protein; translation: MKPNERTLTKLMADLQDEYNSLEKYRFQAEKVPHPVVKAKLEKLCEIERKHVQVLEKVLGLHMEVHVNSEKPAHQEGRSVHEMLAQDYEDERQAYLRYQREYEETEDEELKKLLKHLAQDELAHMDLLKEIYRTLV
- a CDS encoding molybdopterin molybdotransferase MoeA; translation: MSQQNPGNPPDSPNAQDPVQKALDQFIPNFPIGPIGAEKIPIEKALGRVTARDIKTLVDSPPYSRSIIEGFVVNTLDIQSASPENPLFLSLLGEITLGMSKITPITAGGAYQVSTGSLIPSGDVSVIRLFEVERSGKQILIKKALQSGENIETKGCDLKKGSILIPKGKKMTPDDIGILASQGILKVQVAKAPKVAIFSSGNEVIPPTKPLKPGLIWDCNSYSLAVSVLKEGGIPIFKGIMKDDFNGFLKRLNNTLAQAHMVLISGGTAVGGRDFIKDLINAAGKPGTLVDGVPMRSGKPLIMGVIGKKPIVCVAGHPPEALRGFSLFGAPALERLLGKTAP